Proteins encoded together in one Plectropomus leopardus isolate mb chromosome 19, YSFRI_Pleo_2.0, whole genome shotgun sequence window:
- the cyth1b gene encoding cytohesin-1b: protein MGTVSELCASSFQAFLCPTVRPGAPPAATVPDDLSPEERQELESIRRRKQELLQDIQRLKDEIAEVTNEIENLGLTEERKSMQRNKQMAMGRKKFNMDPKKGIRFLIDSSLLKNTSDDIAQFLYKGEGLNKTAIGDYLGERDDFNIEVLHAFLELHEFTDLNLVQALRQFLWSFRLPGEAQKIDRMMEAFALRYCRCNPGVFQSTDTCYVLSFAVIMLNTSLHNPNVKDKPSVQRFTAMNRGINDGGDLPEELLRNLYDSIKNEPFKIPEDDGNDLTHTFFNPDREGWLLKLGGTYP, encoded by the exons TGCCTGATGACCTCAGTccagaggagagacaggagcTGGAAAGCATCCGCCGCAGAAAACAAGAGCTGCTGCAGGACATACAA AGGCTGAAGGATGAGATAGCAGAGGTGACCAATGAGATTGAAAACCTGGGCCTGACTGAAGAGAG gAAAAGTATGCAGAGGAATAAACAGATGGCCATGGGGCGTAAGAAGTTTAACATGGACCCCAAAAAG GGGATTCGCTTCTTGATTGACAGCTCCCTGCTAAAAAACACCAGTGATGACATCGCCCAGTTTCTCTACAAGGGGGAGGGGCTTAATAAGACCGCTATTGGTGATTACCTTGGAGAGAG AGATGACTTCAATATCGAGGTTCTTCACGCCTTCCTGGAGCTTCACGAGTTCACAGACTTGAACCTGGTTCAGGCTCTCAGGCAGTTCCTGTGGAGCTTCAGGCTGCCTGGCGAGGCTCAGAAGATCGACCGCATGATGGAGGCGTTCGCCCTGCGATACTGTCGCTGTAACCCTGGAGTGTTTCAGAGCACAG ATACCTGTTACGTATTGTCCTTTGCTGTAATCATGTTGAACACGAGTCTACATAATCCTAACGTGAAAGACAAACCCTCCGTTCAGAGATTCACAGCGATGAACAGAGGCATCAACGATGGAGGAGACCTGCCGGAGGAGCTACTCAGG AACCTGTACGACAGCATCAAGAATGAACCCTTTAAAATCCCAGAGGATGATGGGAACgacctcacacacaccttcttCAACCCGGACAGAGAAGGCTGGCTACTGAAACTCG GAGGTACGTACCCTTAA